A region from the Triticum aestivum cultivar Chinese Spring chromosome 3D, IWGSC CS RefSeq v2.1, whole genome shotgun sequence genome encodes:
- the LOC123074853 gene encoding uncharacterized protein has product MDGDGRIVHQVISAWRVEDGGQNRLTENGGPIAPQVISAWRVEDGVQNRLTENGRPIVPQPQVISAWRVEDGGQSRLTENGRPIVHQVISAWRVKDGSQKGEMLNNSKYN; this is encoded by the coding sequence ATGGACGGCGATGGGCGGATTGTTCACCAGGTCATCAGCGCATGGCGCGTGGAGGATGGCGGGCAGAACCGCCTCACGGAGAACGGCGGGCCGATTGCCCCCCAGGTCATCAGCGCATGGCGCGTGGAGGATGGCGTGCAGAACCGCCTCACAGAGAACGGCAGACCGATTGTCCCCCAGCCCCAGGTCATCAGCGCATGGCGCGTGGAGGATGGCGGGCAGAGCCGCCTCACGGAGAACGGCAGACCGATTGTCCACCAGGTCATCAGCGCATGGCGTGTGAAAGATGGCTCTCAGAAAGGAGAGATGCTCAACAACTCGAAGTACAACTAG
- the LOC123074852 gene encoding uncharacterized protein, which translates to MAGTMSSHSPIDFRLSSSRYAIKRAEDQAISSPPKQSLTSTYYPLIHPSFSSAASASAMANHGAAALLIASLLVAAVALADARVTAMQLQRGSINGVYALTKAVPALTCNKVSAVQTGETCSSLAESAGLSQEDFLGFNPNINCVRIFVGQWVCLDASSA; encoded by the exons ATGGCCGGAACCATGTCGTCACACTCTCCTATCGACTTTCGACTGTCGAGCTCTCGTTACGCTATAAAAAGGGCCGAGGACCAAGCTATCTCATCACCACCGAAGCAGAGCCTGACGAGCACCTACTATCCGCTTATACATCCTTCCTTCTCGTCGGCAGCATCTGCATCTGCAATGGCCAACCACGGAGCCGCCGCTCTCCTGATCGCGTCCCTGCTCGTGGCGGCGGTCGCCCTCGCCGACGCCAGGGTCACCGCGATGCAGCTGCAGCGCGGCAGCATTAACGGAG TTTATGCGTTGACGAAGGCGGTGCCGGCGCTGACGTGCAACAAGGTGAGCGCGGTGCAGACGGGCGAGACCTGCTCCTCCCTCGCGGAGAGCGCCGGCCTGAGCCAGGAGGACTTCCTGGGCTTCAACCCCAACATCAACTGCGTCAGGATCTTCGTTGGCCAGTGGGTCTGCCTCGACGCATCCTCTGCCTAA